Proteins encoded within one genomic window of Flavobacterium gilvum:
- the ribB gene encoding 3,4-dihydroxy-2-butanone-4-phosphate synthase, producing MSTTKIQLNTIEEAIEDIRQGKIIIVVDDEDRENEGDFLAAAEKVTPEMINFMATHGRGLICTPLTESRCKELDLRAMVTNNTDHMETAFTVSVDLKGNGVTTGISAADRSKTVHALVDANTKPHDLARPGHIFPLIAKQGGVLRRTGHTEAAIDFARLAGFKPAGVICEILNEDGTMSRLPELLKVARKFNLKLVSIEDLVAYRMQHDSLIVKKEDFDIETRFGTFRLRAYEQTTNKQIHIALTKGTWNLGEPILTRIHSSQVNNDLLGTLTNNADQQLDDMFKIINQDGKGAVIFINQDMTAVNLLNRISELKSLQSEGTMKAPKVVIDTKDYGIGAQILHDIDISKIRLVSNTQQTKRVGMIGYGLEITEYVNY from the coding sequence ATGTCTACCACAAAAATACAGCTCAACACCATAGAAGAAGCCATAGAAGACATTCGTCAAGGCAAAATAATCATTGTTGTTGATGATGAAGACCGTGAAAATGAAGGTGATTTTTTGGCTGCAGCAGAAAAGGTTACTCCAGAAATGATCAACTTTATGGCTACTCACGGACGCGGTTTGATATGTACACCACTTACAGAAAGCCGTTGTAAGGAACTCGACTTACGCGCGATGGTAACTAACAATACAGACCATATGGAAACTGCTTTTACAGTTTCGGTCGATTTAAAAGGAAATGGAGTTACCACCGGAATATCAGCAGCTGATCGTTCTAAAACGGTACACGCATTGGTTGATGCTAATACAAAACCACACGATTTAGCCCGTCCTGGACATATTTTTCCCCTTATTGCCAAGCAAGGTGGTGTTCTGCGAAGAACGGGGCATACAGAAGCTGCAATTGATTTTGCAAGATTGGCAGGTTTTAAACCCGCTGGTGTTATCTGCGAAATTTTGAATGAAGACGGTACAATGTCGCGACTTCCTGAATTGCTAAAAGTAGCTAGAAAATTTAATTTGAAATTGGTTTCTATCGAAGATCTGGTTGCTTACAGAATGCAACATGACAGTTTGATTGTGAAGAAAGAAGATTTTGATATAGAAACTCGTTTTGGTACTTTTAGGCTTAGAGCTTACGAACAAACTACAAACAAACAGATTCATATTGCTTTGACCAAAGGAACTTGGAATCTTGGAGAACCTATATTAACCCGAATTCACTCTTCACAAGTGAATAATGACTTGTTGGGCACTCTAACCAATAATGCGGATCAACAATTGGATGATATGTTTAAAATCATTAATCAAGATGGAAAAGGTGCAGTGATTTTTATCAATCAGGATATGACGGCCGTTAACCTATTAAACCGAATTTCCGAATTAAAATCACTACAATCAGAGGGTACTATGAAAGCACCCAAAGTTGTTATTGACACCAAAGATTATGGAATTGGGGCTCAAATTCTTCATGATATTGATATTTCTAAAATTCGCCTTGTGTCAAATACACAACAAACCAAACGTGTAGGGATGATAGGATACGGCTTGGAAATAACCGAATATGTAAATTATTAA
- a CDS encoding LptF/LptG family permease — protein MKIIDRYLLKTFLGTFATVFVILFFVFILQTVWLFIAELAGKDLDFVMVIKFLAFSMPRIVPLVLPLSILLASIMSFGNLSEHYEFAAMKSSGISLQRTMRSLTVAITILSIIAFFFANNVIPYAEFKFINFRKNIAQAKPALAITEGQFSDVGAYNIKVNKKWGENGNHLTGVTIHQKATNGDGSKTVIRAKTGELISSDKSSILQLVLNDGNYYQDIVPKKYEDRGKLPFAKSSFKKYRINIDLSELNKVDTKDESVSNTSTMLNVNDLKYTLDSLTKNRNTEIISFSENSVSRLGTFTNNNAPVVTKKKRHIKDLLSIYDNKKKLEILTSASSTTESMLFSIDATKSELDFKKKNINSHIISLNEKFVIVYACFLMFFIGAPLGAIIRKGGLGLPIVFAVMIFISFHFINTFGKRISQEDGLPPFLGAWMASMILTPLAILLTYRATNDIGLINMDVILAPIQKVFQKIVHKIFPSLNKE, from the coding sequence GTGAAAATTATAGACCGATATTTATTAAAGACATTTCTGGGTACATTTGCCACGGTATTTGTTATCCTTTTTTTCGTGTTTATTCTTCAGACCGTTTGGCTATTTATTGCCGAATTGGCCGGTAAGGATTTGGACTTTGTGATGGTTATCAAATTCTTGGCTTTTTCGATGCCTCGAATTGTGCCTTTGGTACTTCCACTTTCTATATTGCTGGCTTCGATTATGTCTTTTGGAAACTTGTCTGAGCATTATGAATTTGCAGCCATGAAATCATCAGGGATTTCTTTGCAACGAACCATGAGAAGCTTGACGGTTGCAATTACAATATTGAGTATTATTGCTTTTTTCTTTGCCAATAATGTGATTCCGTATGCCGAATTTAAGTTCATCAATTTCCGAAAAAACATTGCTCAGGCTAAGCCGGCTCTTGCTATTACGGAGGGTCAATTTAGCGATGTAGGCGCATACAATATTAAGGTAAACAAAAAATGGGGGGAAAACGGCAATCATCTTACTGGAGTTACCATTCACCAAAAAGCCACAAACGGAGACGGAAGCAAAACGGTAATTCGAGCTAAAACCGGAGAATTAATCAGCAGTGATAAATCCAGTATTCTGCAATTGGTGTTGAATGACGGTAATTACTATCAGGATATTGTTCCAAAAAAATACGAAGACCGCGGCAAATTGCCTTTTGCCAAAAGCTCCTTCAAGAAATACCGCATTAATATTGATTTGTCTGAATTGAATAAAGTGGACACCAAAGACGAATCGGTTTCCAATACAAGTACGATGCTAAATGTGAATGATTTGAAATACACATTGGATTCGCTTACCAAAAACCGAAATACGGAAATCATATCATTCTCAGAAAACAGTGTCTCCAGACTGGGTACATTTACGAACAATAATGCTCCTGTAGTAACAAAGAAAAAAAGACATATCAAAGATTTACTGTCCATCTACGATAACAAAAAAAAGTTAGAAATCCTTACTTCAGCCAGCAGTACTACTGAAAGCATGCTCTTCTCTATTGATGCGACCAAATCTGAACTGGACTTTAAAAAGAAAAATATAAACAGCCACATCATATCACTCAATGAAAAATTTGTGATTGTTTACGCCTGTTTTCTAATGTTTTTTATTGGGGCACCATTGGGAGCTATCATCCGAAAAGGAGGTCTTGGTTTGCCAATCGTATTTGCAGTAATGATTTTTATTTCATTCCATTTTATCAATACTTTCGGGAAAAGGATTTCTCAGGAAGACGGTTTACCCCCTTTCCTTGGAGCTTGGATGGCGTCAATGATTCTTACACCTCTAGCTATTTTATTGACCTATCGCGCCACCAATGATATTGGTTTAATCAACATGGACGTAATACTAGCTCCGATTCAAAAAGTATTTCAAAAAATAGTACACAAAATATTTCCATCTCTAAATAAAGAATAA
- a CDS encoding LolA family protein, protein MRTIIGILAVILIGFSAQAQQDAQAKALLDKVTAKVKSYDNITIDFKYSLNNAKENINQDSKGTVVMKGNQFVLNFMGITKIFDGKKTYTIVPEDEEVTVSTVNEKDDAAITPSKMLTFFNTGYKFSMDIIQNVGGKKIQYVKLVPTNAKDQRKEILVGIDTKMNNIYNVIEIAKKGTKTTLTVNSFKTNQTLPKNQFTFVASKYPNYSINKLD, encoded by the coding sequence ATGAGAACTATAATAGGAATTTTGGCCGTAATTTTAATTGGATTTTCGGCACAAGCGCAACAAGATGCACAAGCAAAAGCTTTACTAGACAAAGTAACTGCCAAAGTAAAGAGTTATGATAATATTACAATCGATTTTAAATATTCGCTGAATAATGCCAAAGAAAACATCAATCAGGACAGCAAGGGAACTGTGGTGATGAAGGGAAATCAATTTGTGCTTAATTTCATGGGAATCACTAAGATTTTTGACGGTAAAAAAACATACACAATTGTTCCGGAAGATGAAGAAGTTACGGTTTCGACTGTAAATGAGAAGGACGATGCGGCTATAACTCCTTCAAAAATGTTAACTTTTTTTAATACTGGTTATAAATTTTCGATGGATATCATTCAAAATGTTGGTGGCAAAAAAATACAATACGTGAAACTGGTTCCAACTAATGCTAAGGATCAAAGAAAAGAAATTTTGGTAGGTATCGACACGAAAATGAACAATATCTACAATGTGATTGAAATTGCCAAAAAAGGTACTAAAACAACATTGACAGTTAATTCTTTTAAAACAAACCAAACATTGCCAAAAAATCAGTTTACCTTTGTTGCAAGCAAATATCCTAATTATTCCATCAACAAATTAGACTAA